A single region of the Actinomycetota bacterium genome encodes:
- a CDS encoding YceI family protein: MTNQAAALHELDGIELPQPGVWEIDQAHSSVEFVARHLMVAKVRGRFEGFQGSVTIGVHPGQSAVNATIDAATINTANEQRDGHLRSPDFLDVENFPTLRFRSTSVKQNGGSSLLMSGDLTIKDVTKPVDLEVTFEGVASDPFGNAKAVFSAETEIDREEFGITWNQALETGGVLVGKRVKIQLEISTVLQA, from the coding sequence ATGACGAATCAGGCAGCAGCACTACACGAGCTAGATGGGATCGAACTGCCCCAGCCGGGCGTCTGGGAGATCGACCAGGCCCACTCCAGCGTCGAGTTCGTCGCCCGCCACCTGATGGTGGCCAAGGTGCGAGGGCGCTTCGAGGGGTTCCAGGGCTCCGTGACCATCGGAGTCCACCCGGGACAGTCGGCGGTCAACGCCACCATCGACGCCGCGACGATCAACACGGCGAACGAGCAGCGCGACGGGCATCTCCGGTCGCCGGATTTCCTCGACGTCGAGAACTTCCCGACGCTGCGATTCCGCAGCACCTCGGTGAAGCAGAACGGCGGGTCTTCGCTGTTGATGAGCGGCGACCTGACGATCAAGGACGTCACGAAGCCCGTGGACCTCGAGGTGACCTTCGAAGGCGTCGCGTCCGACCCGTTCGGCAACGCCAAGGCGGTCTTCTCGGCCGAGACCGAGATCGACCGTGAGGAGTTCGGTATCACCTGGAACCAGGCGCTCGAGACCGGCGGGGTCCTCGTCGGCAAGCGCGTCAAGATCCAGCTCGAGATCTCGACGGTCCTGCAGGCCTAA
- a CDS encoding MarR family transcriptional regulator: protein MSLKTQDRSSADPGLSAWLTLVQANSLLLDLLEADLMASQGMPLGWFEVLVQLTSAPDSRLKMQELAHSVLLSKSGVTRLVDRMEAAGLVTRAACPTDRRAVYAVVTPEGREALRAALPRHLDSLAERFTNHLTPGELNMLRTTLQKVLDAHGFVPTCPSVEQLASADEPREAPVG from the coding sequence ATGAGCCTCAAGACGCAAGATCGCAGCTCAGCGGATCCTGGCCTGTCGGCGTGGCTGACGCTTGTGCAGGCCAACTCGCTATTGCTCGACTTACTGGAGGCCGATCTGATGGCCTCGCAAGGCATGCCGCTCGGCTGGTTCGAGGTGCTCGTTCAGCTGACGTCCGCGCCCGACAGCCGCTTGAAGATGCAGGAGCTGGCCCACTCGGTCCTGCTGTCGAAGAGCGGGGTAACGCGACTGGTCGATCGGATGGAGGCGGCGGGCCTCGTCACCCGGGCCGCGTGTCCGACCGACCGGCGAGCCGTGTATGCGGTGGTGACCCCGGAGGGACGCGAGGCGCTCCGCGCCGCACTCCCCCGGCACCTGGACAGCCTCGCCGAACGGTTCACGAACCACCTCACGCCGGGCGAGCTGAACATGCTTCGAACGACGCTGCAGAAGGTGCTCGACGCGCACGGGTTCGTGCCGACGTGTCCCAGCGTCGAGCAGCTCGCCTCAGCGGACGAGCCGCGAGAGGCGCCGGTCGGCTAG
- a CDS encoding metalloregulator ArsR/SmtB family transcription factor gives MAAVTRDRPKRKLRVVQEAMRPAECCPAIAGGPLREEEAAVSATLFKALSDPHRVRIVNLLATNPDPVCVCDITGAFGLSQPTVSFHLKKLVQAGLLDREQRGVWAYYSLNHRAMQQLSGVFSTEGAK, from the coding sequence ATGGCGGCGGTGACGCGGGATCGCCCGAAGCGGAAGCTGCGAGTGGTGCAGGAAGCCATGCGCCCGGCGGAGTGCTGTCCGGCGATCGCGGGAGGTCCCTTGCGGGAAGAGGAGGCCGCGGTCTCGGCCACACTGTTCAAGGCGTTGTCCGACCCGCACCGCGTTCGGATCGTGAATCTGCTGGCCACGAACCCGGATCCGGTCTGCGTCTGCGACATCACCGGCGCGTTCGGCTTGTCCCAGCCGACGGTGAGCTTCCATCTGAAGAAGCTCGTGCAAGCCGGCCTGCTCGACCGTGAGCAGCGCGGGGTCTGGGCGTACTACTCGCTCAACCACAGAGCGATGCAACAGCTGTCCGGCGTGTTTTCGACGGAGGGAGCGAAATGA
- the arsM gene encoding arsenite methyltransferase gives MSDVRETVRDHYAKAALGVANEGCGCGDGCGASGNFGSGLYEKSDRDALPDEAVLASLGCGNPIAVAELKPGEVVLDLGSGGGIDVLLSAGRVGHEGKVYGLDMTEEMLALAVANRDKAGARNVEFLKGYIEDVPLPANTVDVVISNCVINLSPDKDRVFAEIFRVLRPGGRVGVTDIVAEDRLSAEERAERGSYAGCIAGALSFSEVEASLERAGFSDVSVTSTHVVADGIHSTIIKASKPADAPGALAGRVLVQAKRGCC, from the coding sequence ATGAGTGATGTGCGCGAAACGGTTCGCGATCACTACGCGAAGGCGGCGCTCGGCGTCGCGAACGAGGGATGCGGCTGCGGTGACGGTTGCGGCGCGTCCGGGAACTTCGGCTCTGGGCTGTACGAGAAGTCGGATCGCGACGCCCTCCCCGACGAGGCCGTCCTTGCCAGCCTCGGCTGCGGGAACCCGATCGCCGTGGCGGAGCTGAAGCCCGGCGAGGTCGTGCTCGATCTCGGCTCTGGCGGCGGGATCGACGTGCTGCTCTCCGCCGGACGGGTCGGACACGAAGGCAAGGTGTACGGGCTCGACATGACCGAGGAGATGCTCGCGCTCGCCGTCGCCAACCGCGACAAGGCCGGTGCGCGCAACGTCGAGTTCCTCAAGGGCTACATCGAGGACGTGCCGCTGCCCGCGAATACCGTGGACGTCGTCATCTCGAACTGCGTCATCAATCTCTCGCCGGACAAGGACCGCGTGTTCGCGGAGATCTTCCGCGTGCTCCGGCCCGGCGGTCGCGTCGGCGTCACCGACATCGTGGCCGAGGACCGGCTGAGCGCCGAGGAGCGCGCGGAGCGCGGCAGCTACGCGGGATGCATCGCGGGTGCGCTGTCGTTCTCCGAGGTCGAAGCGTCGCTCGAGCGTGCGGGGTTCTCCGACGTGAGCGTCACCTCGACGCATGTGGTCGCCGACGGGATCCACTCCACGATCATCAAGGCGTCGAAGCCGGCCGACGCTCCCGGCGCGCTCGCCGGCCGTGTGCTCGTTCAGGCGAAACGCGGCTGCTGCTGA
- a CDS encoding ABC transporter ATP-binding protein, whose amino-acid sequence MGAIIEIEGLRKEYRGRRGRTVAVAGLDLSVPEGGVYGFLGPNGSGKTTTIRCLLGLVRPTAGRCRVMGVNADGQLHRVIGRIGSIVEAPALFPTFTGRRNLILLARLDGIGPRAVDAVLERVGLGDRADDLVDAYSLGMRQRLGIAAALLKDPALVMLDEPANGLDPAGIVEVRELLRTLGREGRTVFVSSHQLAEVQNTCDRVAILTRGRAVAAGPVREVLTAGRGARLVVRLANLEKGADVLCAAGISAAVRGDEIRVALDADQGPRVTRILADAGLYLSELRPDEADLETVFLELTREPEAPVAEEVPA is encoded by the coding sequence ATGGGCGCGATCATCGAGATCGAAGGACTGCGGAAGGAGTATCGCGGCCGCCGCGGCCGCACGGTCGCGGTCGCCGGACTCGATCTGTCCGTGCCCGAGGGAGGCGTCTACGGGTTCCTCGGTCCCAACGGCTCAGGCAAGACGACGACGATCCGATGCCTGCTCGGGCTGGTCCGGCCGACGGCCGGCCGCTGTCGCGTCATGGGAGTCAACGCGGACGGCCAGCTTCACCGCGTGATCGGCCGGATCGGTTCCATCGTGGAGGCGCCCGCACTCTTCCCGACCTTCACGGGTCGAAGGAATCTGATCCTGCTGGCCCGGCTGGATGGGATCGGCCCGCGCGCCGTGGACGCGGTTCTGGAACGAGTCGGCCTCGGCGATCGGGCGGATGATCTCGTCGATGCCTATTCCCTCGGCATGCGTCAACGTCTCGGGATAGCGGCGGCGCTGCTCAAGGACCCGGCGCTGGTCATGCTCGATGAGCCGGCGAACGGGCTCGACCCGGCCGGCATCGTCGAGGTGCGTGAATTGCTGCGCACGCTCGGCCGCGAAGGCCGGACCGTGTTCGTCTCGAGCCATCAGCTCGCCGAGGTTCAGAACACCTGCGACCGAGTCGCGATCCTGACTCGAGGGCGTGCCGTCGCCGCCGGGCCCGTGCGCGAGGTCCTCACGGCCGGACGCGGCGCGCGGCTCGTCGTCCGCCTCGCGAACCTCGAGAAGGGGGCGGATGTTCTGTGCGCTGCCGGGATCTCCGCCGCGGTGCGCGGCGATGAGATCCGGGTTGCGCTCGATGCGGACCAAGGGCCACGCGTGACGCGGATACTCGCCGATGCGGGCCTCTATCTCTCGGAGCTGCGACCCGACGAGGCCGACCTGGAGACGGTGTTCCTCGAACTGACCCGCGAGCCGGAAGCGCCGGTCGCCGAGGAGGTGCCGGCATGA
- a CDS encoding superoxide dismutase family protein, giving the protein MRSKRFRMLAVAALAVATVAAGLLTTQVSADDSTAKAVLRNAAGAEIGVVKFIQQRNRVLVKADDLAFPAALVPGFKGFHVHSTGICDPAAVDPATGNPVPFFTAGGHYNPAGMTHGSHGGDMPVLQINQDGSAWTRFKTDHYDVADIIGRAVIVHRDADNFGNIPVGPGATQYTANSSGTTNATATGLTANTGNAGPRYACGVVVAS; this is encoded by the coding sequence ATGCGCTCGAAGAGATTCCGGATGCTGGCCGTCGCGGCGCTCGCGGTGGCTACGGTGGCGGCGGGTCTGCTGACCACGCAAGTAAGCGCGGACGACTCAACCGCGAAGGCCGTGCTTCGCAACGCAGCCGGTGCGGAGATCGGCGTCGTGAAGTTCATCCAGCAAAGGAACAGGGTTCTGGTTAAGGCCGACGATCTGGCATTCCCGGCCGCCTTGGTGCCGGGGTTCAAAGGGTTCCACGTCCACAGCACCGGGATCTGCGACCCCGCGGCGGTCGATCCTGCAACGGGCAACCCCGTTCCGTTCTTCACGGCCGGCGGTCACTACAACCCGGCCGGGATGACGCATGGCTCTCACGGGGGCGACATGCCCGTTCTACAAATAAATCAAGACGGGTCGGCGTGGACGCGGTTCAAGACCGACCACTACGACGTGGCCGACATCATCGGCCGTGCCGTGATCGTGCATCGGGACGCCGACAACTTCGGCAACATCCCGGTCGGCCCCGGTGCGACGCAGTACACGGCGAACTCGTCCGGCACCACCAACGCGACGGCGACCGGACTGACCGCGAACACCGGTAACGCCGGACCGCGCTACGCCTGCGGCGTGGTCGTGGCGAGCTAG
- a CDS encoding sensor histidine kinase, whose translation MTSLEGAVPSGTAAGRDLAARIALVSMLVVFIGAVYAAVVLGLGAILNTTTPNTALSAVAMTIVALTFGRARQRADRLVARLLHGQRATPYEVLAGLSERAAQSYAPEEALPRMAELIAAGTGAVQVEVWLRVEGQLLLAASWPTAPAVRRARLKLPVVGLPAFPDTARAVAVRDRDELLGAITVAKRPGEQPSDTEERLLADVASQAGLVLRNVRLTAELSARLDELQATTSELRASRRRIVEAQDSERQRLERDIHDGAQQHLVALAVKLRMARTFAEKDPKRTQTMIGEVRVLTDAALENLRDLTSGIYPQVLAAEGVQAALKSNVGRGGLPVSVSGRGVRRFDPAAEIAVYFCCLEAIQNAAKHAGATSVRVRLERKGSEIVFSVADDGTGFDASRVKRGSGLQNMEDRLAVIGGRLEITSTSGEGTTLIGYVPAGASMGVA comes from the coding sequence ATGACCTCGCTCGAAGGAGCCGTTCCCTCAGGAACCGCCGCGGGGCGAGATCTCGCCGCCCGGATCGCCCTCGTTTCGATGCTGGTGGTCTTCATCGGCGCCGTGTACGCGGCGGTCGTCCTGGGGCTCGGGGCCATCCTCAACACGACGACGCCGAACACCGCACTATCGGCCGTCGCGATGACGATCGTCGCTCTGACGTTCGGCCGGGCTCGGCAGCGCGCGGACCGCCTCGTTGCGCGGCTCCTTCACGGACAGCGGGCGACCCCGTACGAGGTCCTCGCGGGTCTCTCGGAGCGCGCTGCCCAGTCGTACGCGCCGGAGGAAGCGCTCCCACGCATGGCCGAGCTGATCGCGGCCGGCACCGGGGCCGTGCAGGTCGAGGTGTGGCTGCGTGTCGAGGGACAGCTCCTGCTCGCAGCGTCGTGGCCGACGGCGCCGGCGGTCCGCCGCGCGCGACTGAAGCTTCCCGTCGTTGGGCTCCCGGCGTTCCCGGACACGGCCCGAGCCGTCGCGGTAAGGGATCGCGACGAGTTGCTCGGAGCGATCACGGTCGCGAAGCGGCCGGGCGAGCAACCGTCCGATACGGAGGAGCGCCTGCTGGCGGACGTGGCTTCGCAAGCGGGCTTGGTCCTCCGGAACGTTCGCCTGACCGCCGAGCTTTCCGCCCGGCTGGACGAGCTTCAAGCGACGACATCGGAGCTGCGTGCTTCGCGTCGGCGGATCGTCGAGGCGCAAGACTCGGAGCGGCAGCGGCTCGAGCGCGACATCCACGACGGCGCGCAACAGCACCTCGTGGCGCTCGCGGTCAAGCTCCGAATGGCCCGAACTTTCGCGGAGAAAGACCCGAAGCGAACTCAGACGATGATAGGCGAGGTCCGCGTACTCACCGACGCCGCGCTCGAGAACCTCCGAGACCTCACGAGCGGGATCTATCCTCAGGTGCTTGCGGCCGAAGGCGTGCAGGCTGCGCTCAAGAGCAACGTCGGCCGCGGCGGCCTGCCGGTATCGGTCTCGGGCCGCGGCGTCCGGCGGTTCGATCCGGCGGCCGAGATCGCCGTCTACTTCTGCTGCCTCGAGGCTATCCAGAACGCGGCCAAGCACGCCGGCGCCACGAGCGTACGGGTGCGGCTCGAACGGAAGGGAAGCGAGATCGTCTTCAGCGTCGCCGACGACGGGACCGGCTTCGACGCGTCCAGGGTGAAGCGCGGTTCCGGGCTTCAGAACATGGAGGACCGGCTCGCGGTGATCGGCGGCCGCCTCGAGATCACCTCGACATCGGGGGAGGGCACGACGCTGATCGGGTACGTGCCTGCCGGAGCATCGATGGGGGTCGCGTGA
- the mug gene encoding G/U mismatch-specific DNA glycosylase, producing the protein MSERPTSAQIAAARGRTIRDVVGPGMRVLLVGINPSLYSAAAGHHFARPGNRFWKALDASGFTERLLSPDEDATLAERGLGLTNLVARATASAAELNADELRRGARRLERLVRKHEPAFVAFLGIGAYRTAFGRPGASVGPQPDRIGTAGVWLLPNPSGLNAHHQLPELTAAFRRLCLAARVPSITSR; encoded by the coding sequence GTGAGCGAACGGCCGACCTCCGCACAGATCGCAGCCGCGCGCGGCCGCACGATCCGAGACGTCGTCGGGCCGGGCATGCGCGTGCTGCTCGTCGGGATCAACCCGTCCCTGTACTCGGCCGCCGCCGGCCATCATTTCGCCCGGCCGGGGAACCGCTTCTGGAAGGCGCTCGACGCGTCTGGCTTCACCGAGCGGCTGCTCTCGCCGGACGAGGACGCCACGCTGGCGGAGCGCGGCTTGGGCCTCACCAACCTGGTCGCACGCGCGACCGCGTCGGCCGCAGAGCTGAACGCCGACGAGTTGCGGCGAGGTGCGCGCCGGCTGGAGCGGCTCGTTCGTAAGCACGAGCCCGCCTTCGTCGCGTTCCTCGGGATCGGTGCGTACCGGACCGCGTTCGGCCGGCCCGGCGCGAGCGTCGGCCCGCAGCCGGACCGGATCGGAACCGCCGGGGTATGGCTACTGCCGAACCCGAGCGGGTTGAACGCGCACCATCAGCTCCCCGAGCTCACCGCGGCATTCCGTCGCTTGTGCCTCGCCGCGCGCGTGCCGAGCATCACCTCGCGGTGA
- a CDS encoding methyltransferase, with product MSRAAVAWAEALASWAIPPEIIAQAPEDPWAYPVGHFVRAAEEALVRETPSLRRALEALPVGGSVLDVGCGAGAASLPLAPPASSLTGVDQSEEMLHAFAGRAAALGVAHEEIQGRWPDVSDRILGAVDVVVCHHVLYNVPDLARFAEALNRHAQRRVVVELTAEHPRSWESPLWRELHRIERPLRPTADDAVEVLSELGLSVSIDRWTRAPSFSAAAHDELVSMVRVDLCLSADRDAEIARVLEAHPPPRERGIVTLWWDLR from the coding sequence ATGAGCCGCGCGGCCGTCGCCTGGGCTGAAGCCCTGGCCTCGTGGGCGATCCCGCCCGAGATCATCGCCCAAGCCCCTGAGGATCCGTGGGCCTACCCCGTCGGACACTTCGTGCGCGCCGCGGAGGAGGCGCTCGTGCGCGAGACGCCGTCGCTCCGGCGGGCGCTCGAAGCGCTGCCGGTCGGCGGCTCCGTACTCGATGTGGGCTGCGGCGCCGGCGCCGCGAGCCTCCCACTCGCACCGCCGGCTTCGTCGCTGACCGGCGTGGATCAGAGCGAAGAGATGCTCCACGCGTTCGCGGGGCGGGCGGCGGCGCTCGGGGTCGCGCACGAAGAGATCCAGGGTCGCTGGCCCGACGTCTCGGACCGGATCCTCGGAGCCGTCGACGTCGTCGTGTGCCATCACGTTCTCTACAACGTCCCCGATCTCGCCCGGTTCGCCGAGGCGCTGAACCGCCACGCCCAGCGCAGGGTCGTGGTCGAGCTGACCGCCGAGCATCCCCGATCGTGGGAGAGTCCGTTGTGGCGCGAGCTCCACCGCATCGAGCGCCCGCTTCGGCCGACCGCCGACGACGCCGTCGAGGTCCTCTCCGAGCTTGGACTTTCGGTGTCGATCGATCGGTGGACGCGCGCGCCGTCCTTTTCGGCTGCGGCACACGACGAGCTCGTCTCGATGGTGCGGGTCGATCTGTGCCTGAGCGCCGACCGCGACGCCGAGATCGCGCGCGTCCTCGAGGCGCACCCGCCGCCGCGGGAGCGCGGTATCGTCACGCTTTGGTGGGACCTACGCTGA
- a CDS encoding haloalkane dehalogenase, whose amino-acid sequence MKILRTPDDRFANLPGYPFEPNYIEIGAGLRMHYVDEGPRDADPVLMLHGEPSWSYLYRKMIPVIAGAGFRAIAPDLIGFGRSDKPTERSDYSYQSHMDWLHAFLEGLELRRTTFFGQDWGGLLGLRLVAEAPDRFDRVVASNTFLPTGDRDLGEAFHAWRKFSQESPKFPIGFIVKGGCASDVSQDVVDAYDAPFPDDTYKAGGRQFPMLVPSSPDDPAAPANRKAWEVLQTWDKPFLTAFGDSDPITRGAERVLQELIPGAKGQPHATISNAGHFLQEDKGEELAEIVLAFMRDTGARSG is encoded by the coding sequence ATGAAGATCCTTCGGACGCCGGACGACCGGTTCGCGAACCTCCCCGGCTACCCGTTCGAGCCGAACTACATCGAGATCGGTGCCGGGCTCCGGATGCATTATGTGGACGAGGGCCCACGCGACGCCGATCCCGTCCTGATGCTGCACGGCGAGCCGTCGTGGTCGTACCTGTACCGCAAGATGATCCCGGTGATCGCCGGAGCAGGCTTCCGCGCGATCGCGCCCGACCTGATCGGCTTCGGCCGCTCAGACAAGCCGACGGAGCGCTCCGACTACTCGTACCAGTCGCACATGGACTGGCTGCATGCGTTCCTCGAGGGTCTCGAACTCCGGCGCACGACCTTCTTCGGGCAGGACTGGGGCGGACTGCTCGGGCTCCGGCTCGTGGCCGAAGCTCCCGATCGCTTCGATCGTGTGGTCGCCTCCAACACCTTTCTTCCCACCGGCGATCGCGACCTCGGCGAGGCGTTCCACGCGTGGCGGAAGTTCTCGCAGGAGAGCCCGAAGTTCCCGATCGGGTTCATCGTCAAGGGCGGATGCGCCAGCGACGTCTCACAGGATGTCGTCGACGCCTACGACGCGCCGTTCCCCGACGACACCTACAAAGCAGGCGGACGTCAGTTCCCCATGCTCGTGCCGAGCTCGCCCGACGACCCCGCCGCCCCGGCGAACCGCAAAGCCTGGGAAGTCCTTCAGACCTGGGACAAGCCCTTCCTGACGGCGTTCGGTGACTCGGACCCGATCACGCGCGGCGCCGAGCGTGTGCTTCAAGAGCTGATCCCGGGGGCGAAGGGACAGCCGCACGCCACGATCTCCAACGCCGGTCATTTCCTTCAAGAAGACAAAGGCGAAGAGCTCGCGGAGATCGTCCTGGCTTTCATGCGCGACACGGGCGCCCGTTCCGGCTGA
- a CDS encoding DNA-formamidopyrimidine glycosylase family protein, whose product MPELPEVQALAERLTDAVGGSEFAGAVPLQFSALKTVTPGPESLEGVRLELVGRRGKYLVLEFGGPRMLVHLSQGGRIDVEDPPKQTKPRGSVVRFRFADRPSVLVKEFGTERKAGWWVLAPGDDGPLQKLGPEPDSEAFATLVRTGDDKRRLHTILRDQRTVAGIGRGYSDDILHRARVSPYASLASMTGNDRERVLDAVAEIMAEGLEAERKRSGGLPTKIGDHFTVHGKYGFPCPRCGADLRRVSYESHEVTYCPACQTGGKVLADRRLSRLVR is encoded by the coding sequence ATGCCCGAACTCCCAGAGGTGCAGGCACTCGCCGAGCGTCTCACCGACGCCGTCGGCGGCTCGGAGTTCGCCGGAGCGGTGCCGTTGCAGTTCTCCGCGCTGAAAACGGTCACCCCCGGCCCCGAGTCGCTCGAAGGTGTGCGGCTCGAGTTGGTCGGTCGCCGCGGCAAGTACCTCGTCCTCGAGTTCGGCGGACCAAGGATGCTCGTCCACCTCTCCCAGGGCGGCCGCATCGACGTCGAGGACCCGCCGAAGCAAACGAAACCGAGGGGTTCTGTCGTGCGGTTCCGGTTCGCCGATCGGCCTTCTGTGCTCGTGAAGGAGTTCGGCACCGAGCGCAAGGCCGGCTGGTGGGTCCTGGCCCCCGGGGACGACGGGCCGCTGCAGAAGCTCGGACCGGAGCCGGACTCGGAAGCGTTCGCGACGCTGGTGCGTACCGGGGACGACAAGCGACGCCTCCATACGATCCTTCGAGATCAGCGCACCGTCGCCGGCATCGGCCGCGGCTATTCCGACGACATACTTCACCGCGCGCGAGTGTCTCCGTACGCTTCGCTTGCGAGCATGACCGGAAACGATCGCGAGCGTGTGCTCGACGCGGTCGCGGAAATCATGGCCGAAGGGCTGGAAGCGGAACGCAAGCGCTCGGGCGGGCTGCCGACCAAGATCGGCGACCACTTCACCGTTCACGGCAAGTACGGGTTCCCTTGTCCACGGTGCGGCGCGGACCTGCGGCGCGTGAGCTACGAGTCGCACGAGGTGACGTACTGCCCGGCCTGTCAGACGGGCGGGAAGGTCCTAGCCGACCGGCGCCTCTCGCGGCTCGTCCGCTGA